The following proteins are encoded in a genomic region of Channa argus isolate prfri chromosome 3, Channa argus male v1.0, whole genome shotgun sequence:
- the LOC137124445 gene encoding NLR family CARD domain-containing protein 3-like isoform X1: MDERQDSVGPEPGCRFSKNNGLPDVVANRSAGPEPEASCVCCQTPQSKDDFTNFKAQQPRAASRSAGPEPEASCVSYQTTQSKDGWINFKGQQPRAAKRSAGPEPEASCVSYQTTQSKDGWINFKGQQPRAAKRKKLKEPETSGTSRNQDLLEKSSTSLTDESCSVFHEVEQESSEVPIGQSAKQHRTNLDSLFKLLEQNIITFVKKELKKIQNILRIDDQEYSDTQRDSEDVLDGEDGEQKSSSESFLKIILNFLRRMKQQELADCLQRGICQHSFKSNLKKKFQCVFEGIAKAGNPTLLNQIYTELYITEGGTGKVNDEHEVRQIETASRKPVRPETTIRQEDIFKASPGRDEPIRTVMTKGVAGIGKTILTQKLTLDWAEDKANQDIQFIFPFTFRELNVLKEKKFSLVELVHLFFPETKEISRFEDFQVVFIFDGLDECRLSLDFHNNEILTDVTESTTVDVLLTNLIRGNLLPSARLWITTRPAAANQIPPECVDMVTEVRGFTDPQKEEYFRKRFRDEEQANRIISHIKTSRSLHIMCHIPVFCWITATVLEDVLKTGEGGELPKTLTEMYIHFLVVHTKMKNIKYDGGAETDPHWSSENREMIESLGKLALEQLPKGNLIFYESDLTECGIDIRAASVYSGVFTQIFKEERGLYQDKVFCFIHLSVHEFLAALHVHLTFLSCGFNVLTEEQFAEHESVVINYYRSAVDMALLSPNGHLDLFLRFLLGLSLQTNQKHLQGLMTQTGSNSETNKKIAEYIKKKIEVNPSAEQSIILFHCLNELNDRSVVEEIQRSLRTGSLSTDKLSPAQWSALVFILLSSEDLDVFNLKKYSASEVALLRLLPVLKASNKAVLSSCNLSVKSCEALSSVLSSQSSSLRELDLSNNKLQDSGVDLLSVGLKSPHCTLETLRLSSCNLSERSCKALSSVLSSQSSSLRELDLNDNELEDSGVDLLSVGLETSLCKLETLRLSGCLITKKGCDSLHFALSFNPLYLRELDLSYNHPGDSGKKQLSVLLEDTNCRLETLRVEPSGQRWLRPGVRKYFCQLKIDTNTVNRKLQLSDNNRKVTYLKELQSYPDHPDRFDQFVQLLFSDGLTGRCYWEVEWKGVVDIAVSYRGIRRTGDIKDCVFGYNDQSWSLSCCNGGYSVWHNNRKICISSSPVSHRVGVFVDCPAGSLSFYRVFCDALIHLHTFNTTFTEPLYPGFKLWSFGSSVSLCSRKTPVSKDVQCSIPANWYEF; encoded by the exons ATGGATGAGAGACAAGACTCTGTTGGACCTGAACCTGGCTGCAGATTCTCTAAGAATAATGGTTTACCTGATGTTGTTGCAAACAG GTCTGCAGGACCTGAACCTGaagccagctgtgtgtgttgccaGACTCCCCAGTCAAAAGATGATTTCACTAATTTTAAAGCACAGCAACCACGTGCTGCAAGCAG GTCTGCAGGACCTGAACCTGAAGCCAGCTGTGTGTCTTATCAGACTACCCAGTCAAAAGATGGTTGGATTAATTTTAAAGGACAGCAACCACGTGCTGCAAAGAG GTCTGCAGGACCTGAACCTGAAGCCAGCTGTGTGTCTTATCAGACTACCCAGTCAAAAGATGGTTGGATTAATTTTAAAGGACAGCAACCACGTGCTGCAAAGAG GAAAAAACTGAAGGAGCCAGAAACTAGTGGAACATCCAGGAACCAGGACCTGTTAGAGAAAAGTTCTACATCCTTAACAGATGAATCTTGCAGTGTTTTTCATGA AGTTGAGCAGGAGAGTTCAGAAGTTCCCATTGGTCAGTCTGCCAAACAGCATCGAACAAACCTGGACTCCTTATTTAAG ctgctggagcagaACATTATCACTTTTGTGAAGaaggagctgaagaagatccAGAACATTCTGAGAATAGATGACCAAGAATACTCAGATACTCAGAGGGACAGTGAGGATGTGTTGGATGGTGAAGATGGAGAGCAGAAGAGCAGCAGCGAGTCATTTCTGAAGATCATACTAAACTTCCTTAGGAGAATGAAGCAgcaggagctggctgactgtctgcagagag GAATTTGTCAGCATTCATTCAAGTCGaacctgaagaagaagttccagtgtgtgtttgaaggcatcgctaaagcaggaaacccaacccttctgaatcagatctacacagagctctacatcacagagggagggactggaaaggtcaatgatgaacatgaggtcagacagattgaaacagcatccaggaaaccagtcagaccagaaacaaccatcagacaagaagacatctttaaagcctcacctggaagagatgaaccaatcagaacagtgatgacaaagggagtggctggcattgggaaaacaaTCCTAACACAGAAATtgactctggactgggctgaagacaaagccaaccaggacatacagttcataTTTCCCTtcactttcagagagctgaatgtgctgaaagagaaaaagttcagcttggtggaacttgttcatctcttctttcctgaaaccaaagaaatcagcaggtttgaagattttcaggttgtgttcatctttgacggtctggatgagtgtcgactttctctggacttccacaacaatgagatcctgactgatgttacagagtccaccacagtggatgtgctgctgacaaacctcatcagggggaacctgcttccctctgctcgcctctggataaccacacgacctgcagcagccaatcagatccctcctgagtgtgttgacatggtgacagaggtcagagggttcactgacccacagaaggaggagtacttcaggaagagattcagagatgaggagcaggccaacagaatcatctcccacatcaagacatcacgaagcctccacatcatgtgccacatcccagtcttctgctggatcactgctacagttctggaggatgtgttgaaaacaggagagggaggagagctgcccaagaccctgactgagatgtacatccacttcctggtggttcacACCAAAAtgaagaacatcaagtatgatggaggagctgagacagatccacactggagttCAGAAAACAGGgagatgattgagtctctgggaaaactggctcTTGAGCAGCTGCcaaaaggaaacctgatcttctatgaatcagacctgacagagtgtggcatcgatatcagagcagcctcagtgtactcaggagtgttcacacagatctttaaagaggagagaggactgtaccaggacaaggtgttctgcttcatccatctgagtgttcacgagtttctggctgctcttcatgtccatctgacttTCCTCAGCTGTGGATTCAATGTGCTGACAGAAGAACAATTTGCTGAACATGAATCTGTAGTAATAAACTACTACAGGAGTGCTGTGGACATGGCCTTGTtgagtccaaatggacacctggacttATTCCTCCGCTTCCTCCTGGGTCTTTCACTTCAGACCAATCAGAAACATCTGCAAGGCCTGatgacacagacaggaagtaaCTCAGAGACTAATAAGAAAATTGCAGagtacatcaagaagaagatTGAAGTGAATCCCTCTGCAGAGCAAAGCATCATcttgttccactgtctgaatgaactgaatgatcgTTCTGTAGTTGAGGAGATCCAACGTTCCTTGAGAAcaggaagtctctccacagataagctgtctcctgctcagtggtcagctctggtcttcatcttactgtcatcagaagATCTGGATGTGTTTAATttgaagaaatactctgcttcagaAGTGGCTCTTCTGAGGCTACTGCCAGTGCTTAAAGCCTCCAACAAAGCTGT ACTGAGTAGCTGTAACCTCTCAGTgaaaagctgtgaagctctgtcctcggttctcagctcccagtcctctagtctgagagaactggacctgagtaacaacaaaCTTCAGGATTCAGGTGTGGACCTGCTGTCTGTTGGACTGAAGAGTCCCCACTGTACTCTGGAAACTCTCAG ACTGAGTagctgtaacctctcagagagaagctgcaaagctctgtcctcagttctcagctcccagtcctctagtctgagagaactggacctgaatgACAACGAGCTGGAGGATTCAGGTGTGGACCTGCTGTCTGTTGGACTGGAGACTTCATTATGCAAACTGGAAACACTCAG ACTGTCAGGCTGTCTGATCACAAAGAAAGGATGTGACTCTTTGCATTTTGCTCTGAGCTTTAACCCCTTATATTtgagagagctggacctgagctacaatcatccaggagattcaggaaaaaaacagctgtctGTTTTACTAGAGGATACAAACTGcagactggagactctcag GGTGGAGCCTAGTGGACAACGATGGCTGAGACCAGGTGtgaggaagt atttctgtcaactcaaaatcgacacaaacacagtgaacaggaaactacaactgtctgacaacaacaggaaggtgacataTCTGAAGGAGCTTCAAtcatatcctgatcatccagacagatttgaccAGTTTGTGCAGCTGCTGTTTAGTGATggtctgactggtcgctgttactgggaggtggagtggaagGGGGTGGTTGATATAgcagtgagttacagaggaatcagaaggaCAGGAGACATTAAAGACTGTGTTTTTGGATACAATGATCAATCCTGGAGTTTAAGTTGCTGTAATGGTGGTTACTCTGTCTggcacaacaacagaaaaatatgCATCTCCTCGTCCCCAGTCTCTCACAGAGTAGGAGTGtttgtggactgtcctgctggctctctgtccttctacagagtcTTCTGTGATgcactgatccacctccacaccttcaacaccacattcactgaacctcttTATCCTGGGTTTAAGTTGTGGTCATTTGGttcctcagtgtctctgtgtaGCAGAAAGACTCCTGTCAGTAAGGATGTGCAATGTTCGATACCTGCCAACTGGTACGAATTTTAG